In Pangasianodon hypophthalmus isolate fPanHyp1 chromosome 3, fPanHyp1.pri, whole genome shotgun sequence, a single genomic region encodes these proteins:
- the mettl18 gene encoding histidine protein methyltransferase 1 homolog — protein sequence MAFSFNFDISSQFKQNYNNDTLNEKEEKTNQDTVKNQSQVKETSAPKKVKEAHEHKHAPDLLSHIENSVTETVTVGALPPLLYLNESVFEQTAPERDDAEKVLSQTITQNSDLITGVYEGGLKIWEGTHDLLEYVDDEGETFSGKRVLDLGCGAGLLGILALKRGASKVHFQDYNSTVIEQLTIPNVFLNCEEEGDDEKGGDDDGSPAPKQRSMEKNHALTERCSFFSGDWVSFLSLIQSQDPTLKYDLIFTSETIYNTDYYPSLHDVFHKLLAEHGLVYLATKSHYFGVGGGLYLFERFVEEKNVFQIKSLRELDQGLKRHIVSLRFKKSPS from the exons ATGGCATTTAGTTTTAATTTCGATATTTCATCGCAGTTCAAACAGAACTATAACAATGACACTCtaaatgagaaagaagaaaaaacaaatcaagATACTGTGAAGAACCAAAGCCAGGTTAAG GAGACCAGTGCACCTAAGAAGGTGAAGGAAGCCCATGAGCATAAACATGCACCAGATCTTCTCTCCCACATTGAGAACTCAGTCACTGAGACAGTCACTGTAGGTGCATTACCACCTCTTCTTTACCTCAATGAATCTGTATTTGAGCAAACTGCCCCAGAGCGAGACGATGCTGAGAAGGTCCTATCTCAAACCATCACCCAAAACTCTGACCTTATAACCGGAGTGTATGAAGGAGGTCTTAAAATCTGGGAAGGCACCCACGATCTGCTGGAGTATGTTGATGATGAAGGGGAGACGTTCTCTGGAAAAAGGGTGCTGGACCTGGGCTGTGGTGCTGGGCTTCTCGGCATTCTTGCATTGAAGAGAGGCGCGAGCAAAGTCCACTTCCAGGATTATAACAGCACTGTGATCGAGCAGCTCACAATTCCAAATGTGTTCCTCAACTGTGAGGAAGAAGGTGATGATGAGAAGGGAGGAGATGATGATGGCAGTCCGGCACCTAAACAAAGATCCATGGAGAAAAATCACGCGCTCACAGAGCGGTGCAGCTTTTTCTCAGGGGATTGGGTTTCATTTCTCTCACTGATTCAAAGTCAAGATCCCACACTCAAATATGATCTCATCTTCACATCAGAAACGATCTACAACACAGATTACTACCCTTCTCTTCATGACGTGTTTCATAAACTGCTCGCTGAGCATGGACTTGTCTATTTGGCAACCAAGTCTCACTATTTTGGAGTTGGAGGTGGACTGTATTTGTTTGAGCGTtttgtggaagaaaaaaatgtcttccaaatcAAATCTCTAAGGGAACTGGATCAGGGGCTTAAAAGGCATATTGTTTCTTTAAGGTTCAAGAAATCACCCTCATAA
- the pgam1a gene encoding phosphoglycerate mutase 1a, whose protein sequence is MAAHKLVLIRHGESCWNQENRFCGWFDADLSETGIQEAERGGQALKDAGFEFDICYTSVLKRAIRTLWLVLDGIDQMWLPVHRTWRLNERHYGGLTGLNKAETAAKHGEAQVKIWRRSYDIPPPPMEADHDFYSVISKDRRYADLTEDQLPTCESLKDTIARALPFWNEEIVPQIQQGKRVLIAAHGNSLRGIVKHLDGMSEEAIMELNLPTGIPILYELDENLKPIKPMQFLGDEETVRKAMEAVAAQGKAKK, encoded by the exons atggctGCTCATAAATTAGTGCTGATTCGCCACGGGGAGAGCTGCTGGAACCAGGAGAACCGCTTCTGCGGCTGGTTCGATGCTGACCTTAGTGAGACCGGGATTCAGGAGGCAGAGAGAGGCGGACAGGCTTTAAAGg ATGCTGGCTTTGAGTTTGACATTTGCTATACCTCTGTTCTGAAGAGGGCCATCCGTACCTTATGGCTTGTTTTGGATGGCATCGATCAGATGTGGCTTCCTGTGCACAGGACATGGCGTCTTAATGAGCGCCACTATGGTGGTCTGACTGGCTTAAACAAAGCTGAGACTGCTGCCAAGCATGGTGAGGCGCAGGTGAAGATATGGAGGCGCTCCTATGATATCCCCCCTCCTCCCATGGAGGCTGACCATGACTTCTACAGTGTTATTAGCAAG GACCGGCGTTATGCTGACCTGACCGAGGACCAGCTTCCTACCTGTGAGAGCCTGAAAGACACTATTGCTCGTGCACTTCCATTCTGGAACGAAGAGATTGTCCCTCAGATCCAACAGGGCAAGAGGGTGCTGATTGCTGCCCATGGCAACAGCCTGAGGGGTATAGTCAAGCACCTGGACG GTATGTCAGAAGAAGCCATTATGGAGCTGAACCTCCCTACAGGCATCCCCATACTTTATGAGCTAGATGAGAACCTGAAGCCCATCAAGCCAATGCAGTTCCTGGGAGATGAGGAGACTGTGCGAAAGGCCATGGAGGCTGTGGCAGCACAGGGCAAGGCCAAAAAGTAG
- the marveld1 gene encoding MARVEL domain-containing protein 1, with the protein MSPQPQVTRNFQEFLKSFPGIIRILQILLGAGLWVTVATSKYEGSVHFVLFVAVFFWLLTLALFFLTMLNKQDLVPILGGERWLLTNVIHDFAATLLYLSAIGIMIYKTSKNSYCNLPQYKHTCLYTVYLTGSVFACLTASAYFLSAIYGSCRKCRGEQTVV; encoded by the coding sequence ATGTCCCCCCAGCCACAGGTGACAAGGAATTTCCAGGAGTTCCTCAAGAGCTTTCCTGGGATTATACGGATCCTTCAGATTCTCCTGGGAGCTGGTCTTTGGGTCACTGTCGCCACCAGCAAGTATGAGGGCTCCGTTCACTTTGTTCTCTTTGTGGCCGTGTTTTTCTGGCTTCTCACACTCGCCCTCTTCTTTCTCACTATGCTGAACAAGCAGGACCTGGTCCCCATCCTAGGAGGAGAGAGATGGCTGTTAACCAATGTGATACACGACTTTGCAGCTACATTGCTTTATTTGTCTGCAATCGGCATCATGATCTACAAAACATCAAAGAACTCCTACTGCAATCTGCCACAATACAAGCACACATGCCTGTACACCGTCTACCTCACTGGCTCTGTGTTTGCCTGCCTGACTGCCAGCGCCTACTTTCTCTCAGCCATTTACGGCTCCTGCAGAAAGTGCCGGGGTGAGCAGACCGTGGTGTGA